One stretch of Leadbetterella byssophila DSM 17132 DNA includes these proteins:
- a CDS encoding fibronectin type III domain-containing protein, which yields MKKLLVFLVLYSSFSFAQTGVEGNIIGLGKPYKDKIVLRWNVTNYQVFKQMLKDGVHIERIILNKSGEPENKNWQKITTEPVKAWTLEQIKNSRFNSDTAVAVVAEGLYGKNALPEKVSLIEQLKLQDIDMQNRHMMVSLYAALSKDAAIVAGLGYEDKLNVDTTKSYVYRIVPTIPIGLPGTLHPCFIYVTGRDLNYIPKFFGLTTKNGDGYISLNWPKSEGKFTGYYVERSTDNQTFKRLNAQIYIPETAEDTTSQNDFYSYYDSVENYKKYYYKLIGVNSFGEQIAFDETVRGMAEDLTPPASPMVFSKKEGKKVILNWTKPEEKDIKGYFLLKGKRYTADDGLLVPDMLPPTTITYTFNLPENFRSSYYRLMAVDTAGNTSLSNSIYIYEPDLMPPAPPSGLSGHIDTSGRVHLKWSMDQKEDALRGYKIFIANQGDHTYSAISDIVPDTSYTFSVTTQTLTKKLFVKIVAVDGNFNHSDYSKPLVLNRPDMIPPPKPVILDYVNTTSGIVINWSKSSSEDHKEFILYKKVYDETKWVEIHRSPKSSTYTDKDLKSGISYTYTLRAVDSSGLYSEYAHPITIRTSYSPPKESSSLTGTFTGGKVQLKWSTSTNPVAFYILYKDSGQGLTLYKSLPATTNTFEEPGKAGPKGKYALKIKYLDDQESDLLICK from the coding sequence ATGAAAAAGTTACTCGTTTTCTTAGTGCTGTATAGTAGCTTTTCCTTCGCTCAAACAGGAGTTGAGGGTAATATAATTGGCCTTGGAAAGCCATACAAAGACAAGATAGTCTTGCGCTGGAATGTAACCAATTACCAGGTTTTCAAACAGATGCTAAAGGACGGTGTCCATATCGAAAGGATCATACTCAACAAGTCAGGCGAGCCGGAGAACAAGAACTGGCAAAAAATCACCACGGAGCCTGTAAAAGCCTGGACTTTGGAACAAATTAAAAATAGTCGTTTCAACTCAGACACTGCAGTAGCTGTAGTAGCTGAAGGTCTATACGGGAAAAATGCTCTACCTGAAAAAGTAAGTCTTATAGAGCAGCTAAAACTACAAGACATAGATATGCAAAACAGGCATATGATGGTTTCCCTTTATGCTGCATTGAGTAAAGATGCAGCCATAGTAGCCGGTTTGGGATATGAAGATAAGCTAAACGTAGACACTACTAAAAGTTATGTTTACAGAATTGTTCCCACCATTCCTATAGGTTTACCCGGAACACTTCATCCATGTTTTATCTATGTGACAGGGAGAGATCTCAACTACATACCTAAATTCTTTGGCCTTACTACCAAAAATGGAGACGGGTATATCAGTCTAAACTGGCCAAAGTCGGAAGGTAAATTTACCGGCTACTACGTGGAGCGGTCTACTGATAACCAAACGTTCAAAAGGTTAAATGCTCAGATCTATATTCCCGAAACTGCGGAGGACACTACTTCACAGAATGATTTTTATTCCTACTACGATAGTGTAGAAAATTACAAGAAGTACTACTATAAATTAATCGGTGTCAACAGTTTTGGAGAACAGATCGCGTTTGATGAAACGGTTCGCGGGATGGCGGAAGATCTCACTCCTCCTGCTTCACCCATGGTATTCTCTAAGAAGGAGGGCAAAAAGGTCATATTAAACTGGACCAAACCGGAGGAAAAGGACATTAAGGGCTACTTCCTTTTAAAAGGTAAAAGATATACTGCTGATGACGGTTTACTGGTACCGGATATGCTCCCTCCTACTACAATTACTTATACCTTCAATTTGCCAGAAAATTTTAGATCTTCCTACTATAGATTGATGGCAGTAGATACTGCAGGAAATACAAGTCTAAGTAATTCAATTTACATCTATGAACCGGATTTAATGCCACCCGCTCCTCCCTCAGGTTTATCCGGACATATAGATACCTCAGGCAGAGTTCATTTAAAATGGAGTATGGATCAAAAGGAAGATGCACTTAGAGGTTACAAGATATTTATTGCTAATCAAGGAGACCATACTTACAGTGCTATTTCTGACATTGTACCAGACACCAGCTATACCTTTTCCGTTACCACCCAAACTTTGACAAAAAAACTATTTGTCAAAATCGTGGCCGTAGACGGAAACTTTAATCATTCTGACTATAGCAAACCCTTGGTACTAAACAGACCGGATATGATTCCACCTCCTAAACCCGTCATCCTGGATTATGTGAACACTACCTCCGGGATAGTGATTAATTGGTCCAAATCCAGCAGTGAGGATCATAAGGAGTTTATCTTGTATAAAAAGGTATATGATGAAACGAAATGGGTAGAAATCCACCGTAGCCCCAAAAGCAGTACCTATACAGATAAGGACTTAAAGTCTGGTATCAGCTACACCTATACCCTTCGTGCAGTAGATTCGAGTGGACTATACTCGGAATATGCACATCCTATAACAATAAGAACCTCGTATTCACCACCAAAAGAGAGCTCTTCTCTAACGGGAACCTTTACAGGGGGCAAAGTACAGCTCAAATGGTCTACAAGTACAAATCCAGTAGCTTTTTATATACTGTACAAAGATTCAGGGCAAGGATTAACGCTATATAAATCACTTCCTGCAACTACCAACACTTTTGAGGAACCTGGCAAAGCCGGCCCAAAAGGTAAATACGCACTCAAGATCAAATACTTGGACGACCAAGAATCAGACTTACTCATTTGTAAATAA
- a CDS encoding sensor histidine kinase, whose product MRTYFCIILCLLSGGYLYAQKSPSLLFKHLDYKNGLSDPTIQSLLSDRYGFLWIGTHNGLNRFDGTNCVTFPLEGNMITKLYRSPQGEMYVGTQKGLYHLLEPEGRFQYLNFDNFPNYYAYPFYVGEKIWCNIAGGIAIRDSTYHFLTDRTNGKSYVGSTENGRIKWLITNASQAGLFVHYFGSNEEIIESKEYFRSGFRLYPSDVFVEKDSTVWVASDKGLTRLNPHTGDYDHFDLGIALNCVYPYQDHLFIGTNGAGIYLWNKTQKKVIAEYRHQFHNEGSLSGNQIMRIHIDNQDQLYVSVLGKGLDYTNLRQVQFTHLLDKEVALAKGIDNDITAMIQRPNGEIWCGTRTDGILVLDSSGEKLVRHLLKKDPVRGIFTLGEGKILVTLDQQRNLIFDPSTGQFSAFPASNLAENVTSVAIDPLDSSTILCTPQGAARWDGSFRFLEKLNSTVEWKNISHFVFLNEEEVLVQTYYTNLSVAKRDGRDFIATQEVARTPFNINASVKVGNFLYLATSSGLYRFKDGTLEQLMSAYSTDLLRAKDDIWINTHNGLQKYSLKTGEFFRFTEMDGLQGAIFNGGTFVFKSGGEVLTAGSNGLNRFDPSEVKSVHFSSKAYITKVNINDLPFTEWNPINLQALTLNHNSNTVSFQITPLDFINPKFRRITYQLIGFDSSPISAYGVTDVRYAKLPPGDYVLRILVDGNATELKISIVPPFWQRSWFIVLSILSVIGITVLSTYWFGKWVKNNQLEKMRIMLSSQEEERKRIAVDLHDDLGGRLSSLKLYMQAAARGVDQKEILKDTTRLLDEAISELRNILFNLSPKTLDENGLEAAIVELGNNIERITGLKVETNIDTGQIRIGRPVQYAVYRISQELINNTLKHSNATEVFISLINREDGLVFLFEDNGKGFHMDEVKLGYGLTNIKTHAQAIYSELTIDTSPGKGIAVTLIIPKDTLKFESPPL is encoded by the coding sequence ATGAGAACCTACTTTTGTATAATCCTTTGCCTCTTGTCAGGAGGTTACTTATATGCGCAGAAGTCGCCTTCTTTGCTCTTTAAGCATTTGGATTATAAGAATGGTCTTTCTGATCCTACTATTCAAAGTCTTTTGTCTGATCGATACGGTTTCTTATGGATAGGAACTCATAATGGTTTGAATAGATTTGACGGGACCAATTGCGTGACATTTCCTTTGGAAGGAAATATGATTACCAAGTTATACCGCAGCCCTCAAGGAGAAATGTACGTAGGCACACAAAAAGGTCTTTACCACTTGCTGGAACCGGAAGGCAGATTTCAATATTTGAATTTTGATAACTTCCCAAACTACTACGCATATCCTTTTTATGTAGGAGAGAAGATTTGGTGCAATATAGCCGGTGGAATAGCTATCAGAGATAGTACATATCATTTTCTGACTGACAGAACAAATGGAAAATCATACGTAGGTTCTACCGAAAATGGAAGGATAAAATGGTTGATTACAAATGCCTCCCAAGCCGGATTATTCGTACATTACTTTGGTTCCAATGAGGAAATCATAGAATCAAAAGAATACTTCCGCTCCGGTTTCCGGCTCTACCCCAGTGATGTTTTCGTGGAGAAGGATTCTACCGTTTGGGTGGCGAGCGACAAAGGCCTGACCCGTCTAAATCCCCACACAGGAGACTATGATCATTTTGATTTGGGTATAGCCTTGAATTGTGTGTACCCTTATCAAGATCATTTGTTTATCGGTACTAATGGTGCAGGTATCTACCTTTGGAACAAAACTCAGAAAAAGGTAATAGCAGAATATAGGCATCAGTTCCATAATGAAGGAAGTCTCTCGGGTAACCAGATCATGAGAATCCATATTGATAATCAGGATCAGCTCTATGTTTCGGTTTTGGGTAAAGGTCTAGATTATACTAACCTACGTCAGGTACAGTTTACGCATTTGTTAGATAAAGAAGTAGCCTTGGCTAAAGGTATAGACAATGATATAACGGCTATGATCCAAAGGCCGAACGGAGAAATCTGGTGTGGCACGCGAACTGATGGTATCCTGGTACTTGATTCTTCTGGAGAAAAGCTAGTTCGGCACTTGCTGAAAAAGGATCCTGTTCGAGGTATCTTTACCTTAGGTGAGGGAAAGATTTTAGTGACTTTAGATCAGCAGAGGAATTTGATATTCGATCCAAGTACCGGACAGTTTTCTGCTTTCCCTGCCTCTAACTTAGCAGAAAACGTAACTTCCGTAGCCATTGATCCTCTGGATAGTTCCACAATACTCTGCACTCCTCAGGGGGCAGCTAGGTGGGATGGAAGTTTCAGATTTTTGGAAAAATTGAATTCTACGGTAGAATGGAAGAACATCAGCCATTTTGTTTTCCTAAATGAGGAAGAAGTCCTTGTTCAAACGTATTATACGAATTTATCTGTAGCTAAAAGAGATGGTAGAGATTTCATCGCAACTCAGGAAGTAGCTCGTACTCCATTTAACATTAATGCATCTGTTAAAGTGGGTAATTTTTTGTATCTGGCTACCAGTTCCGGCTTGTACAGATTTAAGGACGGTACTTTAGAACAATTGATGTCAGCTTACAGTACGGATCTCTTACGTGCTAAAGATGATATTTGGATCAATACACATAATGGTTTACAGAAGTATTCTTTAAAAACCGGTGAATTCTTCCGGTTTACGGAAATGGATGGTCTACAAGGCGCCATCTTTAATGGTGGGACATTTGTGTTCAAAAGTGGGGGAGAGGTCTTGACTGCCGGATCTAACGGTTTGAACCGTTTTGATCCTTCAGAGGTCAAAAGTGTACATTTTTCTTCCAAAGCTTACATCACTAAAGTTAACATCAATGACTTACCCTTTACCGAATGGAATCCCATTAATCTACAAGCCTTAACCTTGAATCATAATTCAAATACAGTATCTTTTCAGATTACCCCTTTGGATTTTATAAATCCAAAGTTTAGGAGGATTACCTACCAATTGATAGGTTTTGATTCATCTCCCATATCTGCTTATGGTGTTACAGATGTCAGATATGCAAAACTTCCACCTGGTGATTATGTTTTACGAATCCTAGTGGATGGCAATGCCACGGAATTAAAGATCTCTATAGTTCCTCCCTTCTGGCAGAGGTCATGGTTTATAGTTTTGAGTATATTAAGTGTGATAGGTATTACGGTTTTGAGTACGTATTGGTTTGGGAAATGGGTAAAAAATAACCAATTAGAGAAGATGAGAATCATGTTAAGTTCTCAGGAGGAGGAAAGGAAAAGGATAGCTGTGGATTTACATGATGATCTAGGTGGAAGGTTATCTTCCTTGAAGTTATACATGCAAGCGGCAGCCAGAGGGGTGGATCAGAAGGAAATCCTTAAAGATACCACCCGACTTTTAGACGAAGCCATTTCGGAACTACGGAATATACTCTTCAATCTAAGTCCGAAAACCTTAGATGAGAATGGATTAGAAGCTGCAATCGTGGAGTTAGGGAATAATATCGAAAGAATCACCGGTTTGAAGGTGGAGACGAATATAGATACCGGGCAGATTCGTATAGGAAGGCCGGTACAATATGCGGTGTATAGAATATCTCAGGAGCTGATCAATAATACCTTAAAGCATTCAAATGCTACAGAAGTATTTATTTCCTTGATCAACCGTGAAGATGGCTTGGTCTTTTTGTTTGAAGATAACGGGAAAGGCTTTCACATGGATGAAGTGAAATTAGGATATGGATTAACCAATATCAAAACACACGCTCAGGCGATTTACAGTGAGTTAACCATAGACACCAGTCCGGGTAAAGGCATAGCGGTAACGCTTATTATTCCAAAAGATACATTAAAATTTGAATCACCACCCCTATGA
- a CDS encoding response regulator gives MKTILIVDDHTMFINGLKLLLSSLPGYEVAGVASNGQQALDQLAETPVDILLMDVNMPVLNGYQTTFLVRERFPEVKIIILSMLADELSVSKLLEAGAHGYLFKNADEDELFEAFDTVTQGHVYITKEIRDKVLPAKMAQFKMDDSIKLSSREVDIARLIMEGLTNIEIADKLFLSVRTVETHRKNILAKLNLKNTASLVKYLMENKPFLDL, from the coding sequence ATGAAAACCATATTAATAGTTGACGATCATACCATGTTTATCAATGGCTTGAAGCTGTTGCTCTCTTCTCTGCCGGGATATGAGGTTGCTGGGGTAGCCAGTAACGGACAGCAGGCATTAGATCAATTAGCAGAAACCCCAGTGGATATATTACTGATGGATGTGAATATGCCTGTTTTAAATGGGTACCAAACCACTTTTTTGGTTCGCGAGAGATTCCCTGAGGTGAAGATAATTATCTTATCTATGCTAGCTGACGAGTTGAGTGTTAGTAAATTACTTGAAGCTGGTGCACACGGGTATCTGTTTAAGAATGCAGATGAGGATGAGCTATTTGAGGCCTTTGATACCGTTACACAGGGTCATGTATATATAACAAAAGAAATCAGGGATAAAGTTCTGCCGGCAAAAATGGCGCAATTTAAGATGGATGATTCTATCAAGCTTTCCAGTAGAGAGGTAGATATTGCTCGTCTGATTATGGAGGGACTAACCAATATCGAAATTGCAGATAAGCTTTTCCTGAGTGTTCGTACAGTGGAGACGCACCGAAAGAACATTTTGGCCAAACTTAATCTCAAGAATACGGCTTCACTAGTGAAGTACTTGATGGAAAATAAGCCTTTTTTAGACCTTTAG
- the folE gene encoding GTP cyclohydrolase I FolE, with the protein MLNILKTEDEIGNDHQMTSAKTPLRPDAFELSDEEKIEKIAVHFREIMHTLGLDLNDESLAGTPRRVAKMYVQELFSGLRPDNMPSVTLFENNYKFSEILVERDITFYSNCEHHFVPIVGKVHIGYISTGKVIGLSKLHRIVNYFSRRPQVQERLTIQIGETLTRVLATEDVAVVVDADHFCVSSRGIADQSSSTVTSFFSGAFHDSAKKEEFLQLVKLRA; encoded by the coding sequence ATGTTGAATATCCTGAAAACTGAAGACGAAATCGGGAATGACCACCAGATGACTTCAGCGAAGACTCCCCTTCGTCCGGATGCCTTTGAACTAAGTGACGAAGAAAAGATTGAGAAGATAGCTGTGCACTTCAGAGAAATCATGCACACCCTAGGTTTGGACCTAAATGACGAAAGTCTTGCAGGTACGCCTAGACGCGTGGCTAAAATGTATGTGCAGGAATTGTTCTCCGGTTTACGTCCGGACAATATGCCTTCTGTGACTCTGTTTGAAAACAACTATAAATTCTCAGAGATACTTGTAGAAAGGGATATCACTTTCTACTCCAACTGCGAACACCATTTCGTCCCCATCGTAGGAAAAGTACATATCGGCTATATTTCTACAGGAAAGGTTATAGGCTTATCCAAATTACATCGTATAGTTAATTATTTCTCCAGAAGACCTCAGGTACAAGAACGCTTGACCATACAGATTGGAGAAACATTAACCCGGGTACTAGCTACAGAAGATGTGGCAGTGGTAGTTGATGCTGATCATTTTTGTGTATCCTCCAGAGGAATAGCTGACCAAAGCAGTTCTACCGTAACTTCATTCTTTAGCGGAGCCTTTCATGATAGTGCGAAGAAAGAAGAGTTCTTACAATTGGTAAAATTAAGAGCCTAA
- a CDS encoding 6-pyruvoyl trahydropterin synthase family protein, producing the protein MTRVSVFRKEHFNAAHRLHCEEWDQETNARIFGKCNNPNYHGHNYELHVKVTGEVDPKSGFVFDLKILSDLIREHVLEVFDHKNLNLDLPYFKDINPTAENICVVIYDILRPKIEEKYDIKIRLFETERNYVEYPEN; encoded by the coding sequence ATGACAAGAGTTTCCGTTTTCAGAAAAGAGCATTTTAATGCGGCCCATCGTCTTCACTGTGAAGAGTGGGATCAGGAAACGAATGCCCGTATCTTTGGAAAATGTAATAATCCTAATTATCACGGACACAATTACGAATTGCACGTTAAAGTCACCGGAGAAGTTGATCCCAAATCAGGTTTTGTATTTGACCTCAAAATCTTGAGTGATCTGATCCGTGAACATGTATTGGAGGTTTTTGATCACAAGAATCTAAATCTGGATCTACCCTACTTTAAGGACATAAATCCCACGGCTGAAAATATTTGTGTAGTCATTTACGATATTTTACGTCCAAAGATTGAGGAAAAGTACGATATAAAGATCCGTTTATTTGAAACAGAAAGAAATTATGTTGAATATCCTGAAAACTGA
- a CDS encoding DNA polymerase III subunit gamma/tau, which yields MDNFVVSARKYRPVTFDSVVGQSHITTTLKNAISSGQLAQAFLFTGPRGVGKTTCARILAKTINCQNVSADTEPCNECTSCKNFAQNASFNIHELDAASNNSVEDIRNLIDQVRFPPQDGKYKVYIIDEVHMLSQAAFNAFLKTLEEPPAYAIFILATTEKHKILPTILSRCQIFDFNRIQIKDMADHLANIAIKENIGFEPEALELIALKADGGLRDALSMFDLNVTFSNDRVLRYKDVLENLHVLDYDYYLRMTDHLYKGDITEIILILNEIITKGFDLHQFVVGLAEHFRNLLICKNPETVHILELSETIKSKYLEQSKWINTSFLLSALSVSSQMDIHFKSSKNQRLHVEVGLLKLSQIQSVLNLAQLPEAEKKTPDLTVQAPNLTPTVTLPTVSGPKKPIGIAGLKSVKSLHKKEEAVKEEVVATPVYDVKNPFTEGQAIGALSEFFKQRSSPNERLIFESGYDIKDTHIQFKLPNTFLYGLFENLKSDMLEYLKRKLKNGEISADAIVTAEETQAKPRTEQQKFEAMAEKNPVLWELKKSLDLDLIF from the coding sequence ATGGATAATTTTGTCGTTTCAGCTCGAAAGTACCGTCCGGTCACCTTTGATTCTGTTGTGGGTCAATCTCACATTACCACCACCTTGAAAAATGCCATTTCTTCGGGTCAATTGGCTCAGGCTTTTTTATTCACAGGACCTAGAGGGGTAGGTAAAACGACTTGCGCCAGGATTTTGGCAAAGACCATTAACTGTCAAAATGTTAGCGCAGATACAGAACCATGTAATGAGTGTACTTCCTGTAAGAACTTTGCTCAAAATGCTTCTTTCAATATTCATGAGCTGGATGCGGCCTCAAATAACTCGGTAGAGGATATTCGGAATTTGATTGATCAGGTACGTTTTCCTCCTCAGGATGGGAAATACAAGGTCTATATCATAGATGAGGTTCATATGCTATCTCAAGCGGCCTTTAACGCCTTCCTGAAGACGCTTGAAGAGCCTCCTGCTTATGCCATCTTTATCCTGGCAACTACGGAGAAGCATAAGATTCTCCCTACTATTCTAAGTAGGTGTCAGATCTTTGATTTTAATAGGATTCAAATCAAGGATATGGCGGATCATTTGGCCAATATTGCTATTAAAGAGAACATTGGTTTTGAACCTGAAGCTTTAGAGTTGATCGCATTGAAGGCCGATGGAGGTTTGAGGGATGCCTTGTCCATGTTTGACTTGAACGTGACCTTTTCTAATGATAGAGTGTTAAGGTACAAGGATGTCTTGGAAAACCTTCATGTCTTGGATTATGACTATTATCTCCGAATGACAGATCATTTGTACAAAGGAGACATCACTGAGATAATTTTGATCTTAAATGAGATCATTACTAAGGGTTTTGATTTGCATCAATTTGTAGTAGGTTTGGCAGAACATTTCCGGAATCTACTTATTTGTAAAAATCCCGAAACTGTACATATACTAGAGCTATCTGAAACCATCAAGTCTAAGTATCTGGAGCAATCTAAATGGATCAATACTTCCTTTTTGCTTTCAGCTTTGAGCGTAAGTTCTCAGATGGATATTCATTTTAAATCATCAAAGAACCAGCGTTTGCATGTAGAAGTGGGATTGTTGAAATTGTCTCAAATTCAATCGGTCTTGAACCTGGCACAATTACCTGAGGCTGAAAAAAAAACTCCTGACTTAACGGTTCAGGCTCCAAATCTGACGCCAACAGTGACATTACCTACTGTTTCCGGCCCTAAAAAGCCCATTGGGATTGCGGGATTGAAGTCGGTTAAGAGCTTGCATAAGAAGGAAGAAGCGGTGAAGGAGGAGGTGGTAGCTACTCCAGTTTATGACGTGAAAAATCCATTTACGGAAGGACAAGCCATAGGAGCATTGTCTGAGTTCTTTAAGCAGCGTTCTTCTCCTAATGAGCGATTGATCTTTGAAAGTGGGTATGATATTAAGGATACGCATATTCAATTCAAACTTCCCAATACCTTTCTATATGGGCTATTCGAGAATTTGAAGTCAGATATGTTAGAATATCTGAAACGCAAACTTAAGAATGGGGAGATTAGTGCCGATGCTATAGTAACAGCAGAGGAAACTCAAGCCAAGCCTAGAACCGAGCAACAAAAATTCGAGGCCATGGCAGAGAAGAATCCGGTATTATGGGAATTGAAAAAAAGTCTGGACCTAGACCTTATTTTCTAA
- a CDS encoding serine hydrolase domain-containing protein, with protein MKFILLILLSVSAWAQSPLEDILNKYEGVGLSYAVVKKGKIIRTGAVGKKNLDTGEDLKPEHIFRIASISKSFTATALMHLQAEGKLDIDDDISKYLGYPLRHPKYPEVVITLKMLMSHTSALSDAKGYFTLDVLENDPPFHPYAPGEGYSYCNLNYNLLGSVVEKVSGIRFDQYIEQIILKPLGLTAGYRVDALPAQLLTPLYAYENGFKVSEAAYHPRREEISKYEMGKTTPIFSPTGGMKISAPDLAKYMIMHMNYGKKGVLSKKSAQIMQTPVLKGYGLGLLQTELLIPGETMIGHTGSAYGLYSMMFFHPKKNLAM; from the coding sequence ATGAAATTTATCCTACTAATCTTATTATCTGTATCGGCTTGGGCTCAAAGTCCACTTGAAGATATATTAAATAAATACGAAGGCGTAGGCCTGTCTTACGCTGTAGTCAAAAAAGGCAAAATCATTCGCACGGGGGCTGTGGGCAAGAAGAATTTGGATACCGGCGAAGATTTAAAACCTGAGCATATCTTCCGAATTGCCTCTATTAGTAAATCCTTTACCGCAACTGCATTAATGCACCTCCAAGCGGAAGGCAAACTGGATATAGATGATGATATCAGTAAATACCTGGGTTATCCCTTAAGGCACCCTAAGTACCCGGAGGTAGTCATCACTTTAAAAATGCTAATGTCACATACTTCCGCATTAAGCGATGCCAAAGGCTATTTCACTTTGGATGTTTTGGAAAATGATCCTCCCTTTCACCCCTATGCCCCTGGAGAAGGCTATTCCTATTGCAACCTAAATTATAACCTACTAGGAAGTGTAGTTGAAAAGGTCTCAGGAATCCGTTTTGATCAATACATAGAGCAAATCATCTTAAAACCTCTGGGACTGACGGCCGGATACCGGGTAGATGCACTTCCAGCTCAACTCCTGACTCCTCTTTACGCCTACGAAAATGGCTTTAAGGTTTCTGAGGCAGCTTACCATCCAAGAAGAGAAGAGATAAGTAAATATGAAATGGGGAAAACCACACCCATCTTCTCGCCTACTGGAGGGATGAAAATCTCCGCCCCTGATTTAGCTAAGTACATGATCATGCACATGAATTACGGAAAGAAAGGAGTTCTGTCCAAAAAGAGCGCCCAAATCATGCAGACACCCGTCTTAAAAGGCTATGGATTAGGATTACTCCAGACTGAACTATTGATCCCCGGCGAAACCATGATAGGGCATACCGGTTCAGCATATGGACTTTACAGTATGATGTTTTTCCATCCGAAAAAAAATTTGGCTATGTAG
- a CDS encoding Crp/Fnr family transcriptional regulator: MHNELFNFIAKYITLDQEEKAALESLNLIRSFKKGSILLKEGQKSTESYFVLKGCIRTYYILEGEEKTTAFYTESEALTPPCVLQNTASEFYVSSVEDSILCVSNAQMEEEINQKFPKFDAMCRVFSAELLARKNIDFDQFKTSSPEKRYLNLVENRPDLIQRIPQHQIASYLGIKPQSLSRLRRRIMKK, translated from the coding sequence ATGCACAATGAACTATTCAACTTTATAGCGAAATATATCACCCTAGATCAGGAAGAAAAAGCAGCATTAGAATCACTCAACTTGATCAGGTCTTTTAAAAAAGGTAGTATACTCCTAAAAGAAGGCCAGAAATCTACAGAAAGTTATTTTGTATTAAAAGGCTGTATCAGGACCTATTATATTCTAGAAGGAGAAGAAAAAACTACGGCTTTTTATACGGAATCAGAAGCTTTGACCCCACCTTGCGTGCTCCAGAATACGGCATCCGAATTTTATGTGAGTAGCGTGGAAGACTCCATTCTATGCGTATCAAATGCACAAATGGAGGAAGAAATAAACCAAAAATTTCCAAAGTTTGATGCCATGTGTAGGGTATTTTCTGCTGAACTTTTGGCCCGAAAAAATATAGATTTCGACCAATTTAAAACCTCTTCTCCTGAAAAAAGATACCTAAATCTCGTAGAAAACAGGCCTGATCTCATCCAAAGAATACCCCAACATCAAATAGCCAGTTACCTGGGAATAAAACCTCAATCGCTTAGTAGATTGAGGAGAAGAATCATGAAAAAATAA